One genomic segment of Novosphingobium sp. RL4 includes these proteins:
- a CDS encoding SDR family oxidoreductase, which produces MKNSKRVAFVTGGVSGLGFGIARALSNAGFRLALSYRNEDYRAEAERWFAENGRETPIFLKLDVTDRARFAEVAREIEATFGRLDVLVNNAGVSVFGPTDEASHADYDWIMGVNFGGVVNGLVALLPLLKRTGPGSHVVNVASMAAYLSGPQAGIYTASKFAVRGLTESLRYNLAPQGIGVSLLCPGLTRTNAWDSAFRRPETFGESGFGELDRAALTQFGAAFDLGMDPLEVGEKALRGIEENAPLIFSHPEYAEDFREIYEASLAALPDEPAPAARLEIERLRREGNRAAAGGRTVSIADLT; this is translated from the coding sequence ATGAAAAACAGCAAACGCGTGGCCTTCGTGACAGGAGGGGTTTCGGGCCTGGGCTTCGGAATCGCCCGCGCCTTGTCGAACGCGGGTTTCCGGCTGGCGCTAAGCTACCGCAATGAGGACTACCGCGCAGAAGCGGAGCGATGGTTCGCGGAAAATGGCAGGGAAACGCCGATTTTCCTGAAACTGGACGTGACCGACCGTGCCCGCTTCGCCGAAGTCGCCAGGGAAATCGAGGCGACCTTCGGCCGGCTCGACGTGCTGGTGAACAATGCCGGCGTCTCCGTGTTCGGCCCGACCGACGAAGCCAGCCATGCCGATTACGACTGGATCATGGGCGTGAACTTCGGAGGTGTAGTAAACGGACTTGTCGCGTTGCTTCCTCTGCTGAAACGGACCGGGCCGGGAAGCCATGTCGTCAATGTCGCATCCATGGCCGCCTATCTCTCCGGTCCGCAGGCCGGCATCTACACCGCCAGCAAGTTCGCGGTGCGCGGCCTTACCGAATCCTTGCGCTACAACCTTGCCCCGCAGGGCATCGGCGTATCGCTGCTCTGCCCCGGCCTTACCCGCACCAACGCCTGGGACAGCGCCTTCCGCCGCCCCGAGACATTCGGCGAAAGCGGCTTCGGCGAGCTTGACCGCGCGGCGCTGACGCAGTTCGGCGCTGCCTTCGACCTCGGCATGGACCCGCTCGAAGTGGGCGAGAAGGCCCTGCGCGGGATCGAGGAGAATGCCCCCCTGATCTTCTCCCACCCCGAATATGCCGAGGATTTTCGCGAGATTTACGAGGCCTCGCTGGCGGCCCTGCCCGACGAACCGGCCCCCGCGGCCCGTCTGGAGATCGAACGCCTGCGCCGCGAGGGAAACCGCGCGGCGGCGGGCGGACGAACCGTGTCGATCGCCGATCTGACCTGA
- a CDS encoding nuclear transport factor 2 family protein — MPEPDSNLPPAHLEARLDALEHRVGELEDVNAIRRLHWAYGYYIDFNLPDQVAELFAEDGMVVFLSGEYVGHAGVKRLYGDWIQQRFTGGKPGPVNGLLLDHFQMQDVITVAPDRQTAKGRFRGMLFGGWHDDFQDTREEIMPQQFMEAGIYENDYVREDGVWKIKRLDYMMQWQGDYEQGWAHTTSHLQPAALTFPEDPIGPDRLLPQSAHRPTWPYRHDVPMHFAHPRFGNVLAGQEVG; from the coding sequence ATGCCAGAGCCTGATTCGAACCTGCCTCCCGCCCATCTCGAAGCCCGTCTCGATGCGCTGGAGCACCGGGTGGGCGAACTGGAGGATGTGAATGCCATTCGCCGCCTGCACTGGGCCTATGGCTATTACATCGATTTCAACCTGCCGGATCAGGTTGCCGAACTCTTCGCCGAGGACGGCATGGTCGTGTTCCTGTCGGGCGAGTACGTCGGCCATGCAGGGGTGAAGCGCCTTTACGGCGACTGGATCCAGCAGCGCTTCACCGGCGGAAAGCCGGGGCCGGTGAACGGGTTGCTGCTCGATCATTTCCAGATGCAGGACGTGATCACCGTCGCGCCCGATCGCCAGACCGCCAAGGGGCGCTTTCGCGGCATGCTGTTCGGCGGCTGGCACGACGATTTCCAGGACACGCGCGAGGAGATCATGCCGCAGCAGTTCATGGAAGCCGGCATCTACGAGAACGATTACGTGCGCGAGGACGGCGTGTGGAAGATCAAGCGGCTGGACTACATGATGCAGTGGCAGGGCGATTATGAGCAAGGTTGGGCGCACACCACCTCGCATCTCCAGCCCGCCGCGCTGACGTTCCCCGAGGATCCGATCGGCCCCGATCGCCTGCTGCCGCAAAGCGCCCACCGGCCCACCTGGCCCTATCGCCACGACGTGCCGATGCATTTCGCCCATCCCCGGTTCGGCAACGTGCTGGCTGGTCAGGAAGTGGGCTGA
- a CDS encoding MFS transporter yields the protein MPATDPREIIERAPMSRAQVATVAIMVGLNALDGFDVLSISFAAPGIAADWGIDRVALGVVLSMELIGMAIGSVVLGSVADRVGRRRTILGCLCVMALGMAMATQATGVATLSVWRVLTGLGIGGMLAAINAVTAEFANARRRNLALAVMVIGYPLGAVIGGLAAAWLLTLFDWHAIFWFGCLATAAFIPLVWFLVPEPVQFLLVRRGPGTLARVNAVLARCGHPPVSALPPPTVEESAASIADILRPGLIGTTLLVTFAYFAHVVSFYFILKWVPKIVVDIGFPPPEAAGVLVWANLGGAIGGALFGVAVQRLPLKGATVAVLLGSSVMVALFGALGVNTLAGLSALAFASGLFTNSAVSGLYTIFARAFPTHVRATGTGFAIGVGRGGAALSPIVAGMLFEAGLPLAMVSTLIAGGSFLAAIALSCLKLRVRG from the coding sequence GTGCCGGCAACAGATCCGCGTGAGATCATCGAGCGTGCCCCGATGTCACGGGCGCAAGTGGCGACCGTGGCGATCATGGTCGGGCTCAATGCGCTTGACGGGTTCGATGTGCTGTCGATCAGCTTCGCCGCGCCCGGCATCGCGGCGGACTGGGGGATCGACCGGGTGGCGCTGGGGGTCGTGCTGTCGATGGAACTGATCGGCATGGCCATCGGTTCGGTGGTGCTCGGCAGCGTCGCGGACCGGGTCGGGCGGCGGCGCACGATCCTCGGCTGTCTCTGCGTCATGGCGCTGGGCATGGCGATGGCGACGCAGGCGACGGGCGTGGCGACGCTTTCGGTCTGGCGCGTGCTCACCGGGCTCGGCATCGGCGGGATGCTGGCGGCGATCAACGCGGTGACCGCGGAATTCGCCAATGCCCGTCGCCGCAACCTGGCGCTGGCGGTGATGGTGATCGGCTATCCGCTGGGCGCGGTGATCGGCGGGCTCGCTGCCGCCTGGCTGCTGACCCTGTTCGACTGGCACGCGATCTTCTGGTTCGGCTGCCTCGCGACGGCGGCGTTCATCCCGCTGGTGTGGTTCCTGGTGCCGGAGCCGGTGCAGTTCCTGCTGGTGCGGCGCGGTCCGGGCACGCTGGCGCGGGTCAATGCCGTGCTGGCCCGCTGCGGCCATCCTCCGGTTTCGGCGCTGCCGCCGCCCACCGTGGAGGAATCCGCCGCCTCCATCGCGGACATCCTGCGCCCCGGCCTGATCGGCACGACGCTGCTGGTCACATTTGCTTACTTCGCCCATGTCGTGAGCTTCTACTTCATCCTGAAATGGGTGCCGAAGATCGTTGTCGACATCGGCTTTCCTCCGCCCGAAGCGGCCGGTGTGCTGGTGTGGGCGAACCTTGGCGGGGCGATCGGCGGGGCGCTGTTCGGCGTGGCGGTGCAGCGATTGCCGCTGAAGGGCGCGACGGTGGCGGTGCTGCTTGGGTCGTCCGTGATGGTGGCGTTGTTCGGCGCGCTTGGCGTGAACACGCTGGCCGGGCTCTCCGCGCTCGCCTTCGCCTCGGGCCTGTTCACCAACAGCGCGGTGTCCGGGCTCTACACGATCTTCGCGCGGGCCTTCCCCACCCATGTCCGGGCGACCGGCACCGGCTTTGCCATCGGCGTCGGGCGCGGCGGCGCGGCGCTGTCTCCCATCGTGGCAGGCATGCTCTTCGAGGCGGGCCTGCCGCTGGCCATGGTTTCCACGCTGATTGCCGGCGGCTCGTTCCTCGCGGCAATCGCCCTGTCCTGCCTCAAGCTGCGCGTGCGCGGCTGA
- a CDS encoding acyl-CoA dehydrogenase family protein, with protein MQYQSHVDALVRHLEITPFLSDLAEAGVEVDPETWGHVVTQAGRMAEELVAPLDPVLDRQGAQVACGRVRTAPGHREAWARYAQDGWLGLPLPEAMGGMGLPLLLQGACEELLNRASPAFAMLATPGRTAAELLLESAAEELAGEWVPRLLSGEWAATICISEPDAGSDVGRIRTRAVKGEDGAWRVTGEKCWISYGDHDLAGRIGHFMLARSGEGQGVRGLGLFLVPDGDGEGARGGVFLRRIEEKLGLHGSPTCVLGFENAPAVLIGQEGRGLQTLFHMMLRMRLSCGPQGIGVASGAFETALRYAQERRQGGAPDAPPVPIAAHADVQRMLLGMAGRIETARALALACATALELGSRAADGDARAQWLSLAQFLLPIVKDGAARLAFDVASEALQVLGGAGYTCEWPVEQRLRDARVFSVFEGTSGIQAIDMLHRRLWREEGEGLARFLAWARGELRDGEPSRQLAQVLDLLERTAADLSAMRGAARGAEAGATAFLDLCGMAACGWMALRLVHRAGDDAAGRRMKAAARFHLTELPVRAEAQAGLARLGAQRLEGIAALLD; from the coding sequence TTGCAATACCAGTCGCATGTCGATGCCCTTGTCCGGCATCTGGAGATCACGCCCTTCCTTTCGGACCTTGCCGAGGCGGGCGTGGAGGTCGATCCCGAAACCTGGGGGCACGTCGTCACGCAGGCCGGGCGCATGGCGGAAGAGCTGGTAGCGCCGCTCGATCCGGTGCTGGACCGGCAGGGCGCTCAGGTGGCGTGCGGCCGCGTGCGGACCGCGCCCGGCCACCGCGAGGCCTGGGCGCGCTATGCGCAGGACGGCTGGCTCGGGCTGCCGCTGCCGGAAGCGATGGGCGGCATGGGGTTGCCGTTGCTCCTGCAGGGCGCCTGCGAGGAACTGCTCAACCGCGCCTCGCCCGCCTTTGCCATGCTGGCCACCCCGGGCCGCACGGCGGCGGAGCTGCTGCTGGAAAGCGCGGCGGAAGAGCTGGCCGGGGAATGGGTGCCGCGCCTGCTTTCGGGCGAATGGGCCGCCACTATCTGCATCTCCGAACCTGACGCCGGCTCGGACGTCGGTCGCATCCGCACGCGGGCGGTAAAGGGCGAAGACGGCGCATGGCGCGTGACTGGCGAGAAATGCTGGATTTCCTATGGCGACCATGATCTTGCCGGGCGGATCGGGCACTTCATGCTGGCCCGGTCTGGCGAAGGGCAGGGCGTTCGCGGGCTCGGCCTGTTCCTCGTGCCTGACGGCGACGGGGAGGGCGCGCGTGGCGGCGTGTTCCTGCGCCGGATCGAGGAGAAGCTCGGCCTTCATGGCTCGCCGACTTGCGTGCTCGGCTTCGAGAATGCGCCCGCCGTGCTGATCGGGCAGGAGGGCCGCGGGCTCCAGACCCTGTTCCACATGATGCTGCGTATGCGGCTTTCCTGCGGTCCGCAGGGGATCGGGGTGGCCAGCGGAGCCTTCGAAACCGCTCTGCGCTATGCGCAGGAGCGGCGACAGGGCGGCGCCCCCGATGCACCGCCCGTGCCCATTGCCGCTCATGCCGATGTACAGCGGATGCTGCTGGGCATGGCGGGCAGGATCGAGACCGCGCGCGCACTGGCGCTGGCCTGTGCGACGGCGCTGGAACTCGGCAGCCGCGCTGCGGACGGGGACGCGCGGGCGCAGTGGCTGTCGCTCGCGCAATTCCTGTTGCCCATCGTAAAGGACGGCGCGGCGCGGCTCGCCTTCGACGTGGCGAGCGAGGCGCTGCAGGTGCTGGGCGGGGCCGGCTATACCTGCGAATGGCCCGTCGAGCAGCGGCTGCGCGATGCGCGGGTCTTCTCCGTGTTCGAAGGGACCAGCGGCATTCAGGCCATCGACATGCTTCACCGCCGCCTCTGGCGCGAGGAGGGCGAGGGGCTGGCGCGCTTCCTTGCATGGGCGCGCGGCGAATTGCGGGATGGCGAGCCCTCCCGCCAACTGGCGCAAGTGCTGGACCTGCTGGAGCGGACCGCCGCCGATCTTTCGGCCATGCGGGGCGCGGCGCGAGGGGCAGAGGCCGGCGCGACAGCCTTCCTGGACTTGTGCGGCATGGCCGCCTGCGGCTGGATGGCGCTACGCCTGGTCCACCGCGCGGGCGACGATGCGGCGGGCAGGCGCATGAAGGCGGCGGCGCGTTTTCATCTCACCGAATTGCCCGTTCGCGCCGAAGCGCAGGCCGGGCTGGCGCGCCTTGGTGCGCAGCGGCTGGAGGGGATCGCCGCGCTTCTCGATTAG
- a CDS encoding MarR family winged helix-turn-helix transcriptional regulator: MRDAETFAGLTAGRTLDHVLDLHLRLAQSATQRRFSEIFSDLGITQTQLTAMLLIAENPGTSQADIGRTLQMDRATVMGIINRLEGRELIVRGQSTEDRRRQTLEITEQGVAMLSAAHERSGELGLWLRERFSDAEFHMLAALLKRIHDVDIGGL; encoded by the coding sequence ATGAGAGACGCCGAAACATTCGCGGGACTGACAGCCGGTCGCACGCTAGATCACGTTCTGGACCTGCACCTGCGCCTGGCCCAAAGCGCCACGCAGCGCCGTTTTTCGGAGATCTTCAGCGATCTGGGCATTACCCAGACCCAGCTTACCGCGATGCTCCTGATCGCCGAGAATCCCGGCACCTCGCAAGCCGACATCGGCCGCACGCTCCAGATGGACCGCGCCACGGTGATGGGCATCATCAACCGTCTGGAAGGCCGCGAACTGATCGTGCGCGGGCAATCCACCGAGGATCGCCGCCGCCAGACGCTGGAAATTACCGAGCAGGGCGTGGCCATGCTTTCCGCCGCGCATGAGCGCAGCGGCGAACTCGGACTATGGCTGCGCGAACGCTTCTCCGATGCCGAGTTCCACATGCTCGCAGCCCTCCTGAAGCGCATTCACGACGTCGATATCGGCGGCCTCTGA
- a CDS encoding carotenoid oxygenase family protein, whose amino-acid sequence MAHFPETPSFTGFNTPSRIEADIADLAHEGTIPPELNGAFFRVQPDPQFPPRLGDDIAFNGDGMITRFHIHDGRCDLRQRWAHTDKWKLEREAGKGLFGAYRNPLTDDPAVEGRFRSTANTNAWIYAGKLWAMKEDSPALLMDPATMETIGFETFGGAMRGQTFTAHPKVDPVTGNMVAIGYAASGLCTDDVAYYEVGPDGALLREVWFKAPYYCMMHDFAITRDYLVMHIVPSVGSWDRLDKGLPHFGFDTSLPVYLGVLPRREGVTGEEIRWFRRDNCFASHVLNAWQEGSRVHFLTAEAKNNMFPFFPDVHGAPFNGMEAMSYLTDWTVDMASNGDSFEAISRLSDTAAEFPRIDDRFTGRKTRYGWMLEMDMRRPVELRGGSAGGLLMNCLFLKDLETGREQHWWCGPVSSLQEPCFVPRFADAPEGDGWIVQVCNRLEDHCSDLLIFDALDIEKGPVATIHVPIRLRFGLHGNWADAGAIGLAA is encoded by the coding sequence ATGGCCCATTTCCCGGAAACCCCGAGCTTTACCGGCTTCAACACCCCATCGCGGATCGAGGCGGATATCGCCGACCTTGCGCATGAGGGCACGATTCCGCCCGAACTGAACGGTGCGTTCTTCCGCGTCCAGCCCGATCCGCAGTTCCCGCCGCGCCTTGGCGACGATATCGCCTTCAACGGCGACGGCATGATCACGCGGTTCCATATCCACGACGGCCGGTGCGACTTGCGCCAGCGCTGGGCCCATACCGACAAGTGGAAGCTGGAACGCGAAGCCGGAAAGGGGCTGTTCGGCGCCTATCGCAATCCGTTGACGGACGATCCCGCGGTGGAGGGCCGGTTCCGCTCCACTGCGAACACCAATGCCTGGATCTACGCGGGCAAGCTCTGGGCGATGAAGGAGGACAGCCCGGCGCTGCTGATGGACCCGGCGACGATGGAGACCATCGGTTTCGAGACCTTCGGCGGAGCCATGCGCGGGCAGACCTTCACCGCGCATCCCAAGGTCGATCCGGTCACCGGCAATATGGTTGCGATCGGCTATGCCGCCTCGGGCCTCTGCACCGACGACGTGGCCTATTACGAGGTCGGCCCCGATGGCGCGCTGCTGCGCGAGGTGTGGTTCAAGGCGCCCTACTATTGCATGATGCACGATTTCGCGATCACCCGGGACTACTTGGTGATGCACATCGTGCCCTCCGTGGGAAGCTGGGACCGGCTCGATAAGGGCCTTCCGCACTTCGGGTTCGACACGAGCCTGCCGGTCTATCTGGGCGTGCTGCCGCGCCGAGAAGGGGTGACAGGCGAGGAGATCCGCTGGTTCCGCCGCGACAATTGCTTCGCCAGCCATGTCCTGAACGCATGGCAGGAGGGATCGCGGGTCCACTTCCTCACCGCCGAGGCGAAGAACAACATGTTCCCGTTCTTCCCGGACGTCCACGGCGCGCCGTTCAACGGCATGGAGGCGATGAGCTATCTGACCGACTGGACCGTGGACATGGCCTCCAACGGCGATAGCTTCGAGGCGATCAGCCGCCTGTCCGATACCGCCGCCGAGTTTCCCCGCATCGACGACCGCTTCACCGGGCGCAAGACGCGTTACGGCTGGATGCTGGAGATGGACATGCGCCGCCCGGTGGAACTGCGCGGCGGCAGCGCGGGCGGGCTGCTGATGAACTGCCTGTTCCTCAAGGACCTCGAAACCGGGCGCGAGCAGCACTGGTGGTGCGGGCCGGTGTCCAGCTTGCAGGAACCGTGCTTCGTGCCCCGCTTCGCCGATGCGCCCGAGGGGGACGGCTGGATCGTGCAGGTCTGCAACCGGCTGGAGGACCACTGCAGCGACCTGCTGATCTTCGATGCGCTCGATATCGAGAAGGGGCCGGTGGCGACCATCCACGTTCCGATCCGGCTGCGCTTCGGGCTCCACGGCAACTGGGCCGATGCCGGTGCGATCGGGCTGGCGGCCTGA